The Luteolibacter arcticus genome has a window encoding:
- a CDS encoding choice-of-anchor D domain-containing protein, producing MTSPLIPLLATLLLALCPAFGGPAFSKFVNPNSNVSNGSFGQSVTLLSTGNVVITDPTVDLGGEARGAVYLFNGATGALISTLRGAADYDQIGSGGVKALTNGNFVVISPAFDGYRAAATWGSGTLGVSGVVSAANSLLNSVPYAVDLEVFPLTNGNYVVTNDEWKNGSLGAAGSVTWGNGTIGVKGVISTSNSLTGSDLLHQVGLEITPLTNGNFVVYSRLQGDRGASTWVDGTTGLIGTVSAANSLVGSNSGDQVGEEITPLPNGSYLIRSANWDNGSATNAGAVTWASGTSGITGTISASNSLIGSTADDFVGYQDPHILANGNYLVPSMWWHGSGGAVHTGAVTWGSNTSGVTGMVSAANSLVGTAAYDGIAEKPLIELPSGDYLVQSPDWNNGAVVDAGAVTWGSGSSGVKGVVSAANSLVGTLHEDKVGHDGPENKGVTVLSNGNYVVCSRYWKAKSGAVTWANGTTGLVGAVSTANSLTGEVETYWVGTDGVVALTNGNYVVCSGLWGPGGEGAATWCNGMTGTTGLVSSANSLVGRGGADFVGSQGAVALANGNYVVISPSWDDGIFPGPEYLGAVTWGNGSTGTTGPVTPANSMTGSQHNDMIGYDGVVALPGGNYVIRTSFCRNGAVINAGAVTWCSGSGPTSAVLSPANSLMGSTADDRVGQQEISILSNGNYLVFTPEWDAGAVTNVGAVTWCSQATGKSGVISSANSLVGSTTGDRVGGTGYGHITLANGNYVVRSFAWDNGAITDAGAVTWGNGTTGATGAVSALNSLVGTTVNEGLGLEVSNDAYTPSTPGLLALPGGNYLVRNSLSAPTAAERWKRVAWGDGSTGLTGSLNIGNCVTSAAQGMNLREAIIDAPQGNFIIPITKDYTSSANAVIVGSLADGFGPPGAVQSDADIEQPPGTPRSPGTGTVAFGTLVTGQESTLTFALVNRGGLPLTSISGSLSGTGAAAYTILSLPSSVPARNVAYFTVKFTSTTAGSKPATLRITSSDPNESPYDISLTGTVVAPAPEIAVEKDGANVADGGSAGFGLVSLGGSSDITFTIRNSGNADLVLSGSPRVAVTGTNAAQFVVTSMPASPVVPGGSTTFTVRFTPTSSGPKSAALSIPNNDANEGPYDIPLTGTGAVLTGDALDYTAVTWTTGGDASWAGQTSIHHDGQDAAASGTISHGQESWMQATFTEPGTLSFWWKVSSEENYDYLSVLVNGSELEKISGEKAWEKKTIVLGAGNNTIRWRYYKDATSSAGSDKGWVDQVELVPQAAEMAVDQAGANLADGGAFDFGPMMTGQGRNVDFTIRNSGSSALLLTGTPVVSITGTDASSFTVVAPPASTSVSGLGGSTPFTVRFTPGSTGAKTATLSIQNNDPDENPFDIILTGTGTPFVSLGNALDYTAATWTTGGTTPWTEQTAVHHDGQDAAVSGTIPHLQESWMEATFDGPGTLSFWWKVSSEENYDYLSILVNGGELDKISGEKAWVKKTIVLGDGNNTVRWRYYKDRSANNGSDKGWVDQVEFLSLGAEIAIDQNGIDLADGGNFNFGSAVAGQAKDLVFFIRNPGSSALQLTGSPTVAIAGTDASSFAVIAHPAATSVSASGGTTQFTVRFSPGSSGAKTATLSLPNNDPNEGPFDLTLTGTGITAADAFATAMTQAGLTGNDALATAEPRHDGISNLLKYAFNIDPSLPSVVPRTLVPATGTSGLPAIQLIGTGPDGTIRIEYLRRKGSGLIYTPQVSDTLALALFQPTTAVPQVTSINATWERVIVSEPVNLTTAPRRFVTVKVEFP from the coding sequence ATGACATCCCCGCTCATCCCCCTCCTCGCCACCCTCCTTCTTGCCCTCTGCCCGGCTTTCGGCGGCCCGGCGTTTTCCAAGTTCGTCAATCCGAACTCAAACGTCAGCAACGGCTCCTTCGGTCAATCCGTCACCCTCCTCAGCACGGGGAATGTCGTCATCACGGATCCGACCGTCGATCTCGGCGGCGAAGCCAGGGGCGCAGTCTATCTCTTCAATGGAGCCACCGGCGCGCTGATCAGCACACTCCGCGGCGCGGCCGACTATGATCAAATCGGCAGCGGTGGGGTCAAAGCGCTCACCAACGGAAACTTCGTGGTGATCAGCCCGGCTTTCGATGGTTATCGGGCTGCGGCCACCTGGGGCAGTGGCACCCTCGGTGTCAGTGGCGTCGTCTCCGCCGCCAACTCCCTGCTCAATTCCGTCCCATACGCCGTCGACCTGGAGGTCTTCCCCCTCACCAATGGCAACTATGTGGTGACCAATGACGAATGGAAGAACGGAAGCCTGGGTGCCGCCGGCTCCGTCACTTGGGGAAACGGCACCATCGGCGTGAAAGGAGTGATCTCCACGTCGAACTCGCTGACCGGCTCAGACCTCCTCCACCAGGTTGGTCTTGAGATCACCCCGCTCACCAACGGGAATTTCGTGGTTTACAGCCGCTTGCAAGGCGACAGGGGGGCGTCCACCTGGGTGGATGGCACCACCGGGTTGATCGGCACCGTGTCGGCCGCGAACTCGCTGGTGGGATCCAACAGCGGGGACCAGGTCGGCGAGGAAATCACCCCCCTCCCGAACGGAAGCTACCTGATCAGGAGTGCCAACTGGGACAACGGCTCCGCCACCAATGCCGGAGCGGTCACCTGGGCAAGCGGGACGTCCGGCATCACGGGAACCATCTCCGCGTCGAATTCCCTCATTGGCTCAACGGCCGACGATTTCGTCGGTTATCAAGACCCTCACATTCTCGCGAACGGCAACTACCTCGTCCCAAGCATGTGGTGGCACGGCAGCGGCGGTGCAGTACACACCGGCGCCGTCACCTGGGGCAGCAATACCAGCGGCGTGACCGGCATGGTCTCCGCTGCGAATTCCCTCGTAGGCACCGCCGCCTATGATGGCATTGCAGAGAAGCCCCTCATCGAGCTCCCCAGTGGCGACTACTTGGTCCAATCGCCCGATTGGAACAATGGCGCCGTGGTCGACGCGGGGGCGGTGACCTGGGGCAGTGGCTCCAGCGGCGTCAAGGGTGTCGTCTCCGCCGCCAATTCCCTCGTGGGCACGCTTCATGAGGACAAGGTCGGCCACGACGGGCCGGAGAACAAGGGGGTGACCGTCCTGAGCAATGGCAACTACGTGGTGTGCAGCCGCTATTGGAAGGCGAAATCCGGCGCGGTCACTTGGGCAAATGGCACCACCGGCCTGGTCGGGGCGGTTTCCACGGCGAACTCCCTGACCGGCGAAGTGGAAACCTATTGGGTGGGCACAGATGGCGTCGTCGCCCTGACCAATGGCAACTACGTCGTGTGCAGCGGCCTGTGGGGTCCCGGTGGCGAGGGTGCGGCCACCTGGTGCAATGGCATGACCGGGACGACCGGCCTCGTCTCCTCTGCCAATTCCCTTGTGGGACGAGGAGGAGCGGATTTTGTCGGAAGCCAAGGAGCGGTCGCGCTCGCCAATGGAAACTATGTGGTGATCAGCCCGTCTTGGGACGACGGCATCTTTCCCGGACCTGAGTATCTGGGTGCCGTCACCTGGGGAAACGGCTCTACCGGCACTACCGGCCCCGTGACGCCGGCGAATTCCATGACAGGAAGCCAGCACAACGACATGATTGGCTACGATGGCGTCGTCGCCTTGCCGGGAGGAAACTACGTGATCAGGACTTCCTTCTGCCGCAATGGCGCTGTCATCAATGCCGGTGCGGTCACCTGGTGTTCGGGAAGCGGACCCACCTCGGCCGTCCTTTCTCCGGCGAATTCGCTCATGGGATCCACAGCGGATGATCGGGTCGGCCAGCAAGAGATCAGCATCCTCTCCAACGGGAACTACCTCGTCTTCACGCCGGAGTGGGATGCCGGTGCGGTCACGAACGTCGGTGCCGTCACCTGGTGCTCCCAGGCAACCGGCAAGTCCGGCGTCATTTCCTCCGCGAATTCACTCGTGGGCTCCACCACCGGCGACCGCGTCGGCGGGACCGGCTACGGCCACATCACCCTGGCTAACGGAAACTACGTCGTTCGCAGTTTCGCCTGGGACAATGGCGCGATCACGGATGCCGGGGCCGTCACCTGGGGAAATGGCACCACTGGGGCGACCGGGGCCGTCTCCGCGCTGAACTCGCTGGTGGGTACCACCGTCAACGAGGGGCTGGGATTGGAGGTTTCCAATGACGCCTACACGCCCTCCACCCCGGGGCTCCTCGCGCTTCCAGGGGGAAACTATCTCGTGCGCAACAGCCTGTCGGCTCCTACGGCGGCGGAACGATGGAAGCGCGTGGCATGGGGCGATGGCAGCACCGGCCTGACCGGCTCGCTAAACATTGGCAACTGCGTCACCTCTGCCGCCCAGGGCATGAATCTGCGAGAGGCCATCATCGATGCACCCCAGGGTAATTTCATCATCCCCATCACGAAGGACTACACCTCCTCGGCAAACGCGGTGATCGTCGGCTCGCTCGCGGATGGCTTCGGCCCGCCCGGCGCGGTGCAGTCGGACGCCGATATCGAACAGCCGCCGGGCACCCCACGATCGCCGGGCACCGGCACGGTCGCCTTCGGCACGCTCGTCACGGGTCAGGAGTCCACGCTCACCTTCGCCCTCGTCAATCGTGGCGGCCTCCCTCTTACCAGCATCTCCGGCAGCCTCTCGGGCACGGGTGCCGCTGCCTACACCATCCTCTCCCTGCCCTCCTCCGTCCCCGCGCGGAATGTCGCTTATTTCACCGTCAAGTTCACCAGCACCACGGCCGGCTCGAAACCCGCCACCCTCCGCATCACCAGCTCGGATCCGAACGAAAGCCCCTATGACATCAGCCTGACAGGCACCGTCGTCGCTCCCGCACCGGAGATCGCCGTGGAAAAGGATGGTGCCAACGTGGCTGATGGCGGCAGCGCCGGCTTCGGACTCGTCTCCCTGGGCGGTAGCAGCGACATCACCTTCACCATCCGGAATTCCGGCAACGCGGACCTCGTCCTGAGCGGATCTCCGCGCGTCGCGGTCACCGGCACGAATGCCGCTCAATTCGTGGTCACCTCCATGCCCGCCTCCCCGGTCGTCCCCGGTGGCAGCACGACCTTCACCGTGCGGTTCACCCCTACCAGCTCGGGACCCAAGAGCGCGGCCCTCAGCATCCCTAACAATGACGCCAACGAAGGGCCCTACGACATCCCCCTCACTGGCACCGGCGCCGTCCTCACGGGAGATGCACTCGATTACACGGCAGTGACATGGACCACCGGCGGCGATGCCTCGTGGGCAGGACAGACCTCCATCCATCACGATGGCCAGGACGCCGCCGCCAGCGGGACCATCTCGCACGGCCAGGAGTCGTGGATGCAGGCCACCTTCACGGAGCCCGGCACACTGTCCTTCTGGTGGAAGGTTTCGTCGGAAGAAAACTATGATTACCTGTCCGTCCTCGTGAATGGCAGCGAACTCGAGAAGATCTCCGGCGAAAAGGCGTGGGAGAAGAAGACCATCGTCCTGGGTGCAGGAAACAACACGATCCGCTGGCGTTACTACAAGGATGCAACCTCCAGCGCGGGCTCTGACAAGGGCTGGGTGGATCAGGTGGAGCTCGTCCCGCAGGCTGCCGAAATGGCGGTGGACCAGGCAGGTGCGAATCTCGCCGACGGGGGAGCTTTCGACTTCGGACCGATGATGACCGGACAAGGGAGAAACGTCGATTTCACCATCCGGAATTCCGGTAGCTCCGCACTCCTGCTCACCGGCACACCGGTCGTCTCCATCACGGGCACCGATGCCTCGTCGTTCACCGTCGTCGCACCACCGGCGTCCACCAGCGTGAGTGGTCTTGGCGGCAGCACTCCGTTCACCGTACGGTTTACCCCCGGCTCCACCGGTGCCAAGACCGCCACGCTCTCCATCCAGAACAATGATCCGGATGAGAATCCATTCGACATCATCCTCACCGGCACCGGCACTCCCTTCGTCTCCCTCGGAAATGCACTCGACTACACGGCAGCCACATGGACCACCGGCGGCACCACTCCGTGGACGGAACAAACGGCGGTCCATCACGATGGCCAGGACGCCGCCGTCAGCGGGACCATCCCGCACCTTCAGGAATCCTGGATGGAGGCCACCTTCGACGGCCCCGGCACGCTGTCCTTCTGGTGGAAGGTATCGTCGGAAGAAAACTACGATTACCTGTCCATCCTCGTGAACGGCGGCGAACTCGATAAGATCTCCGGCGAAAAGGCGTGGGTGAAGAAGACCATCGTCCTGGGTGACGGAAACAACACCGTCCGCTGGCGCTACTATAAGGATCGCAGCGCAAACAACGGCTCCGACAAGGGCTGGGTCGACCAGGTCGAGTTCCTCTCCCTGGGCGCCGAAATCGCCATCGACCAAAACGGCATCGATCTCGCCGACGGGGGCAATTTCAACTTCGGATCCGCGGTGGCCGGGCAAGCGAAAGACCTCGTTTTCTTCATCCGGAACCCGGGAAGCTCCGCGCTCCAGCTCACCGGCTCGCCGACGGTCGCCATCGCGGGCACCGATGCCTCGTCATTCGCCGTCATCGCCCACCCGGCAGCCACCAGCGTGAGCGCATCCGGGGGCACCACGCAGTTCACCGTGCGCTTCTCGCCCGGCTCCTCCGGTGCCAAGACCGCCACGCTCTCCCTGCCTAACAACGACCCCAACGAAGGCCCCTTCGACCTGACCCTCACTGGCACGGGCATCACCGCCGCCGATGCCTTCGCCACCGCCATGACCCAGGCAGGCCTCACCGGGAACGATGCCTTGGCCACCGCCGAGCCGCGTCACGACGGCATCAGCAACCTGCTGAAGTATGCCTTCAACATCGACCCCTCGTTACCCTCCGTCGTTCCGCGGACACTGGTGCCCGCCACCGGCACCTCCGGTCTCCCGGCCATCCAACTGATCGGCACCGGTCCCGATGGCACGATCCGCATCGAATACCTCCGCCGGAAAGGCAGCGGCCTCATCTACACCCCGCAGGTCTCGGACACCTTGGCGCTCGCCTTGTTCCAGCCCACCACCGCCGTCCCGCAGGTGACCTCCATCAACGCCACCTGGGAGCGCGTGATCGTCAGCGAACCGGTCAACCTCACCACCGCCCCGCGCAGGTTCGTGACGGTGAAGGTCGAGTTCCCCTGA
- a CDS encoding SufE family protein: MSIADKQQEILGELSFFPDWQERYEYVIGLGRKLSAMPEEMKTGDKLIKGCQSQVWLDARISDGKVHYLADSDSVITKGMIALFVRVLDGETPDAILSTDLSFIDKTGLKEHLAPTRANALNLMATQMKQRALEFSVP; the protein is encoded by the coding sequence ATGAGCATCGCCGACAAACAGCAGGAGATCCTTGGGGAGCTGTCCTTTTTCCCGGACTGGCAGGAGCGCTACGAGTACGTTATCGGACTCGGCCGCAAGCTTTCGGCCATGCCGGAGGAGATGAAGACCGGTGACAAGCTGATCAAGGGCTGCCAGTCGCAGGTCTGGCTCGATGCCCGGATCTCCGACGGCAAGGTCCATTACCTCGCCGACTCCGACTCGGTTATCACCAAGGGGATGATCGCGCTCTTCGTGCGCGTGCTCGATGGCGAAACGCCGGACGCGATTTTGTCCACGGACCTTTCCTTCATTGATAAGACCGGCCTGAAGGAGCACCTGGCCCCGACCCGGGCGAACGCGCTGAACCTGATGGCCACCCAGATGAAGCAGCGCGCGCTGGAATTCAGTGTTCCCTGA
- a CDS encoding TerC family protein yields MPEISGPWYSSPDAWAALLTLTLLEIVLGIDNIVFISILVDRLPEEHRKKARLIGLGLAMVMRLLLLFTLKWIMGLVAPLFFIPIHPALHQAMYSEEVVRALAASGGKLGISVKDLILLGGGFFLIWKSTKEIHHKLEGQEEGHATKAVATFGAILVQIAMIDIIFSLDSVITAVGMAKDLTVMALAVIISVLVMMVSSGAISSYVSKHPSVKMLALSFLILIGTALMAEGLHFHIPKGYIYFAMAFSLGVEMLNLKLRSKGSVAQQIVEQ; encoded by the coding sequence ATGCCGGAGATTTCCGGCCCTTGGTATTCTAGCCCGGATGCTTGGGCAGCCCTGCTCACGCTGACGCTGCTAGAGATCGTTCTCGGCATCGACAACATCGTGTTCATCTCGATCCTGGTCGATCGCCTGCCAGAGGAGCACCGCAAGAAGGCCCGCCTGATCGGCCTCGGCCTCGCGATGGTAATGCGCCTGCTGCTGCTCTTCACCCTCAAGTGGATCATGGGATTGGTCGCGCCTCTTTTCTTCATCCCGATTCACCCGGCCCTCCATCAGGCGATGTACAGCGAGGAGGTCGTCAGGGCGCTCGCCGCGTCCGGCGGTAAGCTCGGGATTTCCGTGAAGGATCTCATCCTTCTTGGCGGGGGCTTCTTCCTGATCTGGAAATCGACCAAGGAGATTCACCACAAGCTCGAAGGGCAGGAGGAAGGTCATGCCACCAAAGCCGTGGCCACCTTCGGGGCGATCTTGGTGCAGATCGCGATGATCGATATCATCTTCTCGCTCGACTCGGTCATCACCGCGGTGGGCATGGCGAAAGATCTGACAGTCATGGCCCTGGCGGTCATCATCTCGGTCCTCGTGATGATGGTGTCATCCGGTGCAATCAGCTCCTACGTGTCGAAGCATCCGTCGGTGAAGATGCTGGCGCTTTCCTTCCTGATCCTCATCGGCACCGCGCTGATGGCGGAGGGCCTGCACTTCCACATCCCGAAGGGCTACATCTACTTCGCCATGGCCTTCTCGCTGGGCGTGGAGATGCTGAACCTGAAGCTGCGGTCGAAGGGCTCGGTGGCGCAGCAGATCGTGGAGCAGTGA